One genomic window of Granulicella arctica includes the following:
- a CDS encoding sugar phosphate nucleotidyltransferase, with protein sequence MWGIIPAAGAGSRIQPLAFSKELLPVGSRVDGDHERPRAVSEYIVERMISAGATCLCFVISPGKTDILEYYGGRLWGADIAYVVQPAPGGLCDAVFRAIPFIRSDEQVLIGLPDTIWTPLDGFAQLPNDQLSFLLFSVEHPEFFDAVATRHDHSVLHIEVKQKNATSNWIWGAIRMPGAIFHELHQLWLRPERRDEYLGTLVNAYIAEGGHAVGIKVGEAYVDVGTLHGYRKAIALLAEDFIPHSPSEEISTHDRYSTPLA encoded by the coding sequence ATGTGGGGAATCATTCCGGCCGCGGGCGCGGGTAGCCGTATACAGCCGTTGGCTTTTTCGAAGGAGTTGCTGCCCGTGGGCAGCCGCGTTGACGGCGATCATGAGCGCCCCCGCGCCGTCTCGGAATATATTGTTGAACGCATGATTTCAGCCGGAGCGACATGCCTTTGCTTCGTCATTTCGCCTGGCAAGACCGACATCCTTGAATACTATGGCGGGCGGCTCTGGGGTGCGGACATCGCCTATGTCGTACAGCCGGCACCCGGGGGCTTGTGCGACGCCGTTTTCCGGGCGATTCCGTTTATTCGTTCGGACGAACAGGTTCTCATTGGCTTGCCCGATACGATCTGGACGCCACTGGACGGATTCGCACAACTTCCTAATGACCAGCTTTCCTTTTTGCTGTTTTCCGTCGAGCACCCAGAGTTCTTCGACGCCGTCGCCACGCGGCATGACCATTCTGTCCTGCACATCGAGGTGAAACAGAAGAACGCCACCTCCAACTGGATTTGGGGCGCCATTCGCATGCCGGGCGCCATCTTTCATGAACTTCATCAACTCTGGCTTCGCCCGGAGCGTAGGGACGAGTATCTCGGCACGCTGGTCAATGCCTACATCGCCGAAGGTGGTCATGCCGTCGGTATTAAGGTAGGCGAGGCTTACGTCGATGTAGGCACACTCCACGGCTACCGCAAGGCAATCGCCCTGCTTGCGGAAGACTTCATTCCACATTCACCCAGTGAGGAAATCAGCACGCATGATCGCTACTCGACACCCCTTGCTTGA
- a CDS encoding CgeB family protein, with protein sequence MHVVIFGLTISSSWGNGHATLWRSLVRALLQRRHTVSFYERDASYYADARDLTELPPGARLILYSDFTDIVPAARRDVDDADLALCTSFCPDGRAAAELILGSRAAIKSFYDLDTPVTLNALSARSPVDYLPPQGLGSFDLVLSYTGGRALDELRSRLGASVAFPLYGSVDPGHYRLVAADPSFRASLSYLGTYAVDRQQAVQTLFLDPAVALPDRRFLIGGAQYPETFPWLPNVYFVSHVPPPTHPAFFSSCRATLNVTRGVMAEYGFCPSGRLFEAAACAAPLLSDTWDGLDAFFVPHQEILPVRTAADVVDALSLSDKELNKIALAGRARTLQDHTGLCRIEQLEDICNSFRDKTASHVTS encoded by the coding sequence ATGCACGTAGTGATCTTCGGCCTGACCATCTCGTCTTCTTGGGGAAATGGCCATGCCACGCTCTGGCGCTCACTTGTGAGGGCGCTGCTGCAGCGGCGCCATACAGTTTCCTTTTATGAGCGTGACGCTTCTTACTACGCCGACGCGCGCGACTTAACTGAGCTACCGCCGGGCGCACGTCTCATCCTGTATAGCGATTTTACGGACATCGTTCCTGCGGCCCGACGCGATGTCGATGATGCTGACCTAGCTCTCTGCACCAGTTTCTGTCCTGACGGACGGGCTGCTGCTGAACTTATTCTCGGGAGCCGCGCGGCCATCAAGAGCTTCTACGATCTCGACACGCCGGTGACCCTCAACGCGCTGAGCGCGAGATCGCCGGTTGACTACCTTCCTCCACAAGGACTCGGCTCCTTCGACCTCGTCCTCAGCTACACTGGCGGGCGAGCTCTGGATGAACTCAGATCTCGTTTAGGCGCTAGCGTTGCATTTCCTCTGTATGGGTCCGTCGATCCTGGCCATTACCGCCTTGTGGCCGCGGACCCAAGCTTTCGTGCTAGCCTTTCCTACCTGGGCACCTACGCGGTGGACCGTCAACAGGCGGTGCAGACTCTCTTCCTGGACCCCGCCGTTGCGCTGCCGGATCGGCGGTTTCTCATCGGCGGAGCGCAGTACCCGGAGACCTTTCCCTGGCTGCCCAATGTTTACTTTGTGAGCCACGTTCCGCCTCCGACACATCCAGCCTTCTTCTCTTCCTGCCGGGCTACGCTGAATGTGACCCGCGGGGTGATGGCGGAGTATGGCTTCTGTCCCTCTGGCCGGCTGTTTGAGGCCGCTGCCTGCGCTGCTCCGCTACTCTCCGATACTTGGGATGGACTGGATGCCTTCTTCGTTCCTCACCAGGAGATCCTACCGGTCAGAACTGCGGCGGATGTGGTGGATGCACTCTCCCTCTCCGACAAAGAATTGAATAAAATCGCTCTCGCCGGACGTGCCCGCACGCTGCAGGATCACACCGGACTCTGCCGTATCGAGCAGCTCGAGGACATATGCAACTCGTTTCGCGACAAAACTGCATCTCACGTCACCAGCTAA
- a CDS encoding SDR family NAD(P)-dependent oxidoreductase, translated as MMPPPDHGEISYKGSGRLLNRKALITGGDSGMGRATAIAYARKGADVAINYLPAEEPDPQQVAALIRKAGRKAVLIPGDLREEAFCRNLVAQSLSELGGTDIIVSDAGRQHQMESILEMTTELFDCTMKTNLYAPFWIIRTALPYLKPGSTIIATTSEQAYDPPGKSI; from the coding sequence ATGATGCCCCCTCCTGACCATGGTGAAATCAGCTACAAAGGTTCTGGAAGACTCCTGAACCGTAAGGCGCTAATTACGGGCGGCGATTCAGGCATGGGGCGCGCAACTGCGATCGCCTACGCCCGCAAAGGTGCAGATGTAGCCATCAACTATCTGCCGGCAGAGGAGCCAGACCCCCAGCAAGTCGCCGCACTCATTCGCAAGGCGGGCCGGAAGGCTGTCCTCATCCCAGGCGACCTCCGCGAAGAGGCCTTCTGTAGGAATCTCGTAGCCCAATCTCTTTCGGAACTGGGCGGCACGGACATCATTGTCTCGGACGCCGGTCGTCAACATCAGATGGAATCCATTCTCGAAATGACAACCGAGCTCTTCGATTGCACCATGAAGACCAACCTCTACGCGCCCTTCTGGATCATCCGCACGGCCCTGCCGTACCTCAAGCCGGGCTCTACGATCATCGCTACTACGTCGGAGCAGGCCTACGATCCGCCAGGGAAGTCTATATGA
- a CDS encoding ferritin-like domain-containing protein translates to MSKYKFKSLLCPTESVTEEQLATDRNLLAFDHSIAHLNRRSFLSVLAAATAMTALSGGKLAYAQTTTPGITDVLNFALNLEYLEANFYLYASSGTGLSATDMGTGGVAVTGAPAKLTLDAPTMAVAQALAQDEKNHVELLRSAITTLGGTPIAQPAINLAAMGAITTQAQFLAAARQFTALGGSAYIGSAQLLVSNTSVLTTASQILGAEGQHAGALNYLCAIQGVISAAIDAQDVPPSQTNYFTVDSVNALSPSRNTSQVLGVVYAVSKPTTTNPTTGVTMGGFFPNGVNGTVKST, encoded by the coding sequence GTGTCTAAATATAAGTTCAAATCTCTCCTCTGCCCGACAGAATCCGTGACAGAAGAGCAACTGGCGACCGATCGCAACTTGCTCGCTTTCGATCATTCGATCGCCCATCTTAATCGGCGCAGTTTTCTCTCTGTCCTCGCCGCTGCAACGGCGATGACGGCACTCTCCGGCGGAAAACTCGCGTACGCGCAAACAACGACACCGGGAATCACAGACGTGCTGAACTTTGCCTTAAATCTGGAGTATCTTGAAGCAAATTTCTACTTGTATGCGTCGTCAGGAACCGGCCTCTCGGCGACCGATATGGGGACTGGCGGTGTTGCGGTGACTGGTGCTCCTGCCAAGCTGACGTTGGATGCACCGACGATGGCTGTTGCACAGGCCCTCGCGCAAGACGAGAAGAATCATGTCGAACTTCTTCGTAGCGCCATCACGACCCTGGGCGGAACTCCTATTGCGCAGCCGGCCATCAACCTGGCGGCGATGGGGGCGATCACGACCCAGGCACAGTTTCTGGCCGCAGCGAGACAGTTCACAGCCCTCGGCGGATCTGCGTACATCGGCTCTGCTCAGTTGCTCGTGAGCAATACTTCTGTTTTGACCACAGCTTCACAGATTCTCGGTGCCGAAGGTCAGCATGCGGGCGCGTTGAACTATCTGTGTGCCATTCAAGGCGTGATAAGTGCTGCAATCGACGCGCAGGATGTGCCACCATCGCAGACCAACTACTTCACGGTTGATTCCGTGAACGCACTCTCACCGTCGCGAAACACGTCTCAGGTGTTGGGTGTCGTCTATGCCGTCTCAAAACCGACAACGACCAATCCGACGACCGGCGTGACGATGGGCGGCTTTTTTCCCAATGGTGTCAATGGAACGGTGAAATCCACCTAG
- a CDS encoding ferritin-like domain-containing protein yields MSQLLNELDQLTETQEHVTASKAERLVEGRAVSLMSRRNFFNSISAVGSLAAGGVLIGCSDSPSPVTTTPPTTTPTPTTTPTPTAAPPSVFDVLNFALNLEYLEASFYLYVTTGSGLSTADMGSNPGTVTGGAKVTFTNSMVSSAAAQIATHEREHVEFLRATILAAGGTPVSIPNLNLTAMGAVTSDATFLALARQFEGVGISAYAGGAQYLTSNTAALTYAAQILHTESQHESFLRQLCISLGVTSPAADSQDIPPTATAVFNTSATTGLYPVRTTSQVLQIVYGAAGKTGVTAGGFFPNGMNGNIKST; encoded by the coding sequence ATGTCTCAGCTACTGAATGAACTGGATCAACTTACAGAAACCCAAGAACACGTCACTGCCTCCAAGGCGGAACGCCTCGTCGAGGGACGCGCTGTCTCGCTGATGAGCCGTCGCAACTTCTTCAACTCGATCAGCGCGGTTGGGTCACTCGCAGCCGGGGGCGTCTTGATTGGCTGCAGCGACAGTCCTAGCCCAGTAACGACGACTCCTCCCACAACAACGCCCACACCGACAACCACCCCAACGCCGACGGCAGCTCCTCCATCTGTCTTCGACGTCTTAAATTTTGCCTTGAACCTTGAGTACCTTGAGGCCAGTTTCTATCTCTACGTGACGACTGGTAGCGGCTTATCGACAGCGGACATGGGCTCGAACCCCGGAACCGTGACAGGCGGTGCGAAGGTAACCTTCACCAACTCCATGGTTTCGAGCGCTGCGGCGCAAATTGCCACACACGAGCGCGAGCATGTCGAGTTCCTACGGGCGACGATCCTGGCAGCTGGCGGAACACCGGTGAGCATACCGAATCTGAATCTTACCGCCATGGGCGCTGTCACATCGGACGCTACGTTCCTTGCACTCGCACGTCAGTTCGAGGGTGTGGGCATTAGCGCTTACGCGGGCGGTGCGCAGTACCTCACTTCAAACACGGCCGCTCTGACCTATGCTGCACAGATCCTGCATACAGAGTCACAGCATGAAAGCTTCCTGCGGCAACTCTGCATCAGCCTTGGAGTAACCTCGCCTGCGGCTGATTCACAGGACATCCCACCCACAGCGACTGCCGTCTTCAACACAAGCGCCACAACCGGACTTTATCCAGTCAGGACAACGTCACAGGTGCTTCAAATTGTGTACGGGGCCGCGGGCAAGACAGGCGTCACCGCAGGCGGGTTTTTCCCGAATGGGATGAACGGAAACATTAAGTCAACCTAA
- a CDS encoding FAD-dependent monooxygenase: protein MNKEPTTETTLAVLIVGAGPTGLTLACELARRGVSLRLIEAVPGPQPGSRGKNIQPRTLEVFDDLGIVDRVMANGRMAMPMRSTAPDGTMKEIVTETLGDRPDVPYSATLITPEWRVEESLRLRLTELGGTVEFGTTFGSFNQSDESVTASVVKDGAIEITHARWLVGCDGGHSIVRKQTGISFEGETRDEIRMIVGDVEVDGLDRDAWHLLSHNEGVFALCPLPSTNVFQFQAG, encoded by the coding sequence ATGAATAAGGAACCGACTACTGAAACTACTTTGGCAGTGCTAATCGTTGGAGCCGGTCCGACTGGACTAACATTGGCTTGCGAACTCGCCCGGAGAGGTGTTTCCTTACGCTTGATCGAGGCCGTCCCCGGCCCGCAGCCCGGCTCCCGCGGCAAAAATATTCAGCCGCGCACTCTGGAAGTTTTCGACGATCTCGGCATCGTCGATCGCGTCATGGCCAACGGCCGGATGGCCATGCCGATGCGTTCAACAGCTCCGGATGGCACGATGAAGGAGATCGTCACCGAGACGTTGGGCGACCGGCCCGATGTGCCTTATTCCGCAACTCTCATCACGCCCGAATGGCGCGTGGAAGAATCGTTACGGCTACGACTGACGGAGCTTGGCGGCACAGTCGAGTTTGGCACCACCTTCGGCAGTTTCAATCAGTCGGATGAAAGCGTGACCGCGTCGGTCGTGAAGGACGGCGCCATCGAGATAACCCACGCCCGCTGGCTAGTCGGCTGCGATGGCGGCCACAGCATTGTTCGCAAGCAGACCGGGATCTCTTTCGAAGGCGAGACCCGCGACGAGATCCGCATGATCGTCGGGGATGTCGAGGTCGACGGTCTTGACCGCGACGCTTGGCACTTGCTTTCGCATAACGAAGGAGTGTTCGCGCTTTGCCCACTGCCCTCGACCAACGTTTTCCAATTCCAAGCCGGATGA
- a CDS encoding FAD-dependent monooxygenase, protein MQTILERLSGRKDIRLHEPVWSALWRANIRMVDRYREGRVFLAGEAAHIHSPAGGQGMNTGIQDAHNLGWKLAAVTEGAPEPLLDTYEAERRPVAVGVLALSNARLKEATEQMSMVTRRDPSTMQLGIGYRDSVLACDDRDDTASLRAGDRAPDAPGLTTFEGERRLFDLTRGGRFTLVNFGATVTVEALPSNLKILNVRQQLEAPEDLRDSQGDLSRAYGATTRSLVLIRPDGYIALISDTGDVSDVSNYLSMMA, encoded by the coding sequence ATGCAAACAATCTTGGAGCGGCTAAGCGGACGAAAGGACATTCGCCTCCACGAACCGGTTTGGTCGGCGCTGTGGCGTGCAAATATCCGCATGGTTGACCGCTATCGTGAGGGCCGGGTGTTTCTTGCTGGGGAGGCGGCGCACATCCACTCTCCCGCCGGCGGACAGGGAATGAATACCGGCATCCAGGACGCTCACAATCTTGGCTGGAAACTTGCTGCGGTTACGGAGGGAGCCCCAGAACCGCTTCTCGACACTTATGAGGCCGAGCGTCGACCGGTCGCAGTTGGCGTGCTGGCACTTTCGAACGCCCGCCTCAAAGAAGCGACCGAACAAATGAGCATGGTCACCCGACGTGACCCGAGCACGATGCAGCTCGGCATTGGCTATCGCGACTCAGTCCTGGCTTGCGACGACCGTGACGATACTGCCTCGCTCCGCGCTGGTGATCGCGCGCCAGATGCGCCCGGGCTGACAACGTTCGAAGGCGAACGCCGACTGTTCGACCTGACTCGCGGCGGACGCTTCACGTTAGTGAACTTCGGAGCTACGGTTACGGTAGAAGCACTCCCGTCTAATCTCAAAATTCTGAACGTAAGACAACAACTGGAAGCACCCGAAGATCTTCGCGACTCCCAGGGCGATCTTTCCCGTGCCTATGGTGCGACGACCCGATCCCTCGTGCTTATCCGTCCCGACGGCTATATCGCGTTGATATCCGATACCGGTGATGTCTCGGACGTTTCAAATTATCTGAGCATGATGGCTTGA